A genomic window from Salvia hispanica cultivar TCC Black 2014 chromosome 5, UniMelb_Shisp_WGS_1.0, whole genome shotgun sequence includes:
- the LOC125189214 gene encoding pentatricopeptide repeat-containing protein At4g01570-like, with protein sequence MRVGGLPRAITNFHASIPSLLPITPRVRFVTVAEKAAKSASVSELGDLLVDAAIAKTLSKPGGIHELEKKGDAIPLSEERVLRVLRRGSLDSSRKLEFFRWCSNRQNYKHSACTYSQVFKVLCFLTHHHHDDILELVATMRRDGVALDSVTLKMILDGFIRAGKYDSALEVLDYVERELIGSSCFSPDVYSPVLVALMRKNQISIALSILLKLVDSALLAANGENVVIPDAIACNEVLVGLKKADMRDEFRQVYSNLRKTKLYPMDIWGYNICIHALGCWGELSSVLGLFKEMKERNGPFEPDLCTYNSLIHVLCLLGKVKDALIVWEELKASSGHEPDEFTYRIMIQGCAKSYRINDALRIFSEMQYNGIRAGTVVYNSLLDGLMKSRKLMEACNLFEKMVDDDGVRASCWTYNILIAGLYKNGREEAAYSMFCDLKRKGNSFVDGITYSIVILHLCRENRVEEALQLVEEMEGRGFKVDLVTITSLVIALYRRGQWDSIERLLRHIRDGNLVPSLIKWKSAMEVSMSSPQSKKRDYTPMFPSIRDVAEVLHLTNPDGEGADDAKQFSDEVDEWSSSPYMDSLANQFASDSSRGPPPFSLSRGVRVLAKGEDSFDVDMVNTYLSIFLAKGKLSLACKLFEILTNMRVNPSSYTYNSIMSSFVKKGYFKEAWGVLHAMGEAVTPSDIATYNVVIQGLGKMGRADLAKAVLDKLNNEGGYLDIVMYNTLINALGKAGRFGEAVELFQQMKSSGINPDVFTYNTLIEVHSKAGLLKEAYEFLKMMLDAGCAPNHVTDTCLDFLEKEIERRRYDKASILRSETDDLC encoded by the coding sequence ATGCGCGTTGGAGGGTTACCAAGAGCAATTACAAATTTTCACGCTTCTATTCCATCGCTCCTCCCAATCACCCCACGAGTCAGATTCGTGACTGTGGCAGAAAAAGCTGCTAAGTCAGCAAGCGTATCTGAACTGGGTGACCTACTGGTCGACGCTGCCATTGCCAAAACTCTCTCGAAACCTGGCGGTATTCATGAGCTGGAGAAGAAAGGAGATGCCATCCCTTTATCAGAAGAGCGTGTGCTTCGAGTGCTCCGTCGCGGCTCTCTTGATTCGTCAAGAAAGTTGGAGTTTTTCCGGTGGTGCTCCAACAGGCAAAACTACAAACACTCGGCATGCACCTACTCACAGGTTTTCAAAGTCCTCTGTTTTTTGACACACCATCATCATGATGACATTCTTGAGCTTGTGGCCACAATGAGGCGTGATGGGGTGGCTCTGGATTCAGTTACTTTAAAGATGATTCTTGATGGGTTCATCAGGGCTGGCAAGTATGATTCCGCGTTGGAAGTTTTGGATTATGTTGAGAGGGAATTGATTGGTTCCAGCTGTTTCAGCCCTGATGTATATAGCCCTGTTCTCGTTGCACTCATGAGGAAGAATCAGATTTCGATAGCATTATCGATATTATTGAAGCTTGTGGATTCTGCACTGCTCGCAGCAAATGGTGAAAATGTGGTCATTCCCGATGCCATAGCTTGTAATGAGGTGCTTGTGGGACTCAAGAAGGCAGACATGAGAGATGAATTCAGACAAGTTTATAGTAATTTACGAAAAACGAAACTTTATCCTATGGATATATGGGGTTACAACATATGCATTCATGCATTAGGATGTTGGGGTGAGTTGAGCTCTGTGTTGGGTTTGTTTAAAGAGATGAAGGAGAGGAACGGTCCATTTGAACCTGATTTGTGCACGTATAACAGCCTCATACACGTCCTTTGCTTGCTTGGGAAGGTGAAGGATGCCCTTATTGTGTGGGAGGAGCTGAAGGCTTCCTCGGGTCATGAGCCGGACGAGTTCACTTACCGGATTATGATCCAAGGTTGTGCCAAGTCGTATAGAATCAATGATGCGTTGAGAATCTTTAGTGAGATGCAGTACAACGGCATACGAGCAGGTACTGTTGTTTACAACTCCCTTCTTGATGGTTTGATGAAGTCAAGGAAGTTGATGGAAGCCTGCAATCTGTTTGAGAAAATGGTAGATGATGATGGTGTGAGGGCCTCGTGCTGGACGTATAACATACTTATAGCTGGTTTGTACAAGAACGGAAGAGAAGAAGCTGCTTATTCCATGTTTTGTGACTTAAAAAGAAAGGGTAATAGTTTTGTGGATGGAATTACATACAGCATTGTCATTTTGCATCTATGTCGGGAAAACCGGGTTGAGGAAGCATTGCAGCTGGTTGAGGAGATGGAGGGGAGGGGCTTTAAAGTTGATTTGGTTACTATAACTTCACTAGTGATCGCGCTTTACAGACGTGGTCAGTGGGATTCAATCGAGAGGCTCCTGAGGCATATTAGAGATGGGAATTTAGTCCCTTCTCTTATCAAGTGGAAATCAGCCATGGAAGTTTCAATGAGTAGTCCACAGAGCAAGAAGAGGGACTATACACCAATGTTTCCTTCCATACGTGATGTAGCTGAAGTTTTGCATCTGACAAATCCGGATGGCGAAGGTGCAGACGACGCCAAGCAGTTCAGTGACGAAGTGGATGAGTGGTCATCTTCTCCATACATGGATTCACTTGCAAATCAATTTGCCTCTGACAGCAGCCGTGGTCCACCACCTTTCTCGCTGTCGAGAGGAGTTCGAGTTTTGGCAAAGGGTGAAGATTCTTTTGATGTTGACATGGTGAATACCTACTTATCCATCTTCTTGGCCAAGGGGAAGCTGAGTTTGGCGTGTAAATTGTTCGAGATTCTGACCAATATGCGCGTGAACCCAAGTAGCTACACTTACAACTCCATCATGAGCTCCTTCGTCAAGAAAGGGTATTTCAAGGAAGCATGGGGAGTCCTCCACGCGATGGGGGAGGCGGTCACCCCATCGGACATAGCAACGTACAACGTGGTGATCCAAGGTCTCGGGAAGATGGGGAGGGCGGATCTTGCAAAGGCTGTTCTTGACAAGCTGAACAATGAAGGTGGGTACCTCGACATTGTCATGTACAACACCCTGATCAATGCCCTCGGGAAGGCTGGGCGGTTTGGTGAAGCGGTCGAGCTGTTCCAGCAGATGAAGAGCAGCGGGATAAACCCGGATGTGTTCACCTACAACACCCTAATCGAGGTGCACAGCAAGGCCGGGCTGCTCAAGGAAGCGTATGAGTTCTTGAAGATGATGCTGGATGCTGGATGTGCACCTAATCACGTGACAGATACGTGTCTCGATTTTCTTGAAAAGGAAATAGAGAGACGGAGGTACGACAAGGCGTCGATCCTACGGTCCGAAACTGATGATCTTTGCTGA
- the LOC125186894 gene encoding tyrosine decarboxylase-like: protein MGSLPNQKLDTGFSGVIKPLDPEEFRRQGHLVIDFLADYYKNVDKYPVRSQVEPGYLKKRLPESAPYDAEPIEKILGDVQNDIVPGITHWQSPNYFAYFPSSGSIAGFLGEMLSTGFNVVGFNWMSSPAATELESIVMDWLGKMLKLPSEFLFSGGGGGVLQGTTCEAILCTMVAARDRVLKRIGRENINKLVVYGSDQTHSAIQKAAQIAGINPSNFRAIATSKSNAFGLTAEAFRAQVESDVESGLVPLFLCATIGTTSSTAVDPLGPLCSVAKEFNIWVHVDAAYAGSACICPEYRHFLDGVENADSFSFNAHKWFLTTLDCCCMWVKDPSALVKALSTYPEYLRNKASDEKSVIDYKDWQITLSRRFRSLKLWLVIRSYGVANLRKFLRSHIKMAKNFEGLIGMDKRFEVVVPRNFATVCFRISPIEISGNHQIVSKEEAANNINAKLLETINESGKIYMTHAVIGGVYVMRFAVGATLTENRHVILAWKIVQEHANALLNSS from the coding sequence atGGGCAGTTTACCCAATCAAAAACTTGACACCGGATTCTCCGGTGTCATCAAGCCCCTAGACCCTGAAGAATTCAGGAGACAGGGGCATCTAGTCATCGACTTTCTTGCGGATTACTACAAGAACGTCGATAAATACCCGGTTCGCAGCCAGGTCGAGCCGGGCTACCTGAAGAAGCGGTTACCCGAATCGGCTCCCTACGATGCGGAGCCGATCGAGAAAATCCTCGGGGACGTCCAGAACGACATCGTCCCCGGCATCACACACTGGCAGAGCCCTAACTACTTCGCCTACTTCCCCTCGAGCGGGAGCATTGCCGGATTCCTCGGGGAAATGCTGAGCACGGGATTCAACGTCGTCGGTTTCAACTGGATGTCGTCTCCGGCCGCCACCGAGCTCGAGAGCATCGTCATGGACTGGCTCGGGAAGATGCTCAAGCTTCCGTCGGAGTTTTTAttctccggcggcggcggcggcgtgtTGCAGGGGACCACCTGCGAGGCCATACTCTGCACAATGGTCGCCGCCAGGGATCGAGTCCTGAAGAGGATTGGGAGGGAAAACATCAACAAATTGGTGGTTTACGGATCGGATCAGACGCATTCCGCGATCCAGAAAGCAGCTCAGATTGCCGGAATCAATCCGAGTAATTTTCGCGCCATAGCGACGTCTAAATCGAACGCATTCGGCCTCACAGCAGAGGCATTTCGGGCTCAAGTCGAATCTGACGTGGAATCGGGCCTGGTTCCTCTGTTTCTGTGCGCAACGATTGGAACGACGTCGTCTACCGCAGTAGATCCGCTCGGCCCGCTCTGCTCTGTGGCGAAGGAGTTCAACATTTGGGTGCACGTCGACGCCGCCTACGCCGGAAGCGCCTGCATCTGCCCGGAATACCGCCATTTCCTCGACGGCGTCGAAAACGCCGACTCATTCAGCTTCAACGCGCACAAATGGTTCCTCACAACGCTCGATTGCTGCTGTATGTGGGTGAAGGATCCGAGCGCGTTGGTAAAAGCTCTCTCGACTTATCCGGAATATCTAAGAAACAAAGCTTCCGATGAGAAATCGGTGATCGATTACAAGGATTGGCAGATCACTCTGAGCCGTCGATTCAGATCTCTGAAACTCTGGCTCGTGATCCGGAGCTACGGCGTGGCGAATCTGAGGAAATTTCTGCGGAGCCACATCAAAATGGCGAAGAATTTCGAAGGATTGATCGGAATGGATAAGCGATTCGAGGTGGTGGTGCCGAGAAACTTCGCCACCGTGTGCTTCCGCATTTCGCCGATCGAGATCAGCGGAAATCACCAAATCGTGTCGAAGGAGGAGGCGGCGAACAATATAAACGCGAAATTACTAGAAACGATAAACGAATCGGGGAAGATTTACATGACGCATGCGGTGATCGGAGGAGTTTATGTGATGCGGTTTGCCGTCGGAGCTACCTTGACGGAGAACAGACACGTCATCTTGGCTTGGAAAATCGTTCAAGAACATGCAAACGCGCTCTTGAACAGTTCCTGA
- the LOC125187762 gene encoding tyrosine decarboxylase-like, translating to MTNMYNRKSKTSDIATMKPLDPEEFRRQGHLVVDFLADYYKNVDKYSVRSQVEPGYLKDRLPNSAPNEPEPIEQILHDVQNDIVPGLTHWQSPNYFAYFPSSGSIAGFLGEMLSTGFNVVGFNWMSSPAATELESIVMDWLGKMLQLPSEFLFSGGGGGVLQGTTCEAILCTMVAARDRVLKKIGRENINKLVVYGSDQTHSALQKAAQIAGINPSNFRAVATSRATEFGLTAEAFRAQVESDVESGLVPLFLCATIGTTSSTAVDPLGPLCSVAKEFKIWVHVDAAYAGSACICPEYRHFLDGVENADSFSFNAHKWFLTTLDCCCLWVKDPSALVKALSTYPEYLRNKASDEKSVIDYKDWQITLSRRFRSLKLWLVIRSYGVANLRKFLRSHIKMAKNFEGLIGMDKRFEVVVPRNFATVCFRISPIEISGNHQIVSKELAANNINAKLLETINESGKIYMTHAVIGGVYVMRFAVGATLTENRHVILAWKVVQEHANALLNSS from the coding sequence ATGACTAACATGTACAATCGGAAATCGAAAACCAGTGATATCGCCACAATGAAACCCCTAGACCCAGAGGAGTTCAGGAGACAAGGTCATCTAGTCGTTGACTTTCTCGCAGATTACTACAAGAACGTCGATAAGTACTCAGTCCGCAGCCAAGTTGAGCCGGGATACCTGAAGGACCGGCTACCTAACTCGGCCCCAaacgaaccggaaccgatcgaACAAATCCTCCACGACGTTCAGAACGACATCGTCCCCGGTCTAACACACTGGCAGAGCCCTAACTACTTCGCCTACTTCCCCTCGAGCGGAAGCATCGCTGGATTCCTCGGGGAAATGCTGAGCACGGGATTCAACGTGGTCGGATTCAACTGGATGTCGTCTCCGGCCGCCACCGAGCTCGAGAGCATCGTGATGGACTGGCTCGGGAAGATGCTCCAGCTTCCGTCGGAGTTTCTCttctccggcggcggcggcggcgtgtTGCAGGGGACCACCTGCGAGGCCATACTCTGCACAATGGTCGCCGCCAGGGATCGAGTCCTGAAGAAGATTGGGAGAGAGAACATCAACAAATTGGTTGTGTACGGATCGGATCAGACGCACTCTGCTTTGCAGAAAGCAGCTCAGATTGCCGGAATCAACCCTAGCAATTTCCGCGCCGTGGCGACGTCGAGAGCCACCGAATTCGGGCTCACAGCAGAGGCATTTCGGGCTCAAGTCGAATCTGACGTGGAATCAGGCCTGGTTCCTCTGTTTCTGTGCGCAACGATCGGAACGACGTCGTCTACCGCAGTAGATCCGCTCGGCCCGCTCTGCTCTGTGGCGAAGGAGTTCAAAATTTGGGTGCACGTCGACGCCGCCTACGCCGGAAGTGCCTGCATCTGCCCGGAATACCGCCATTTCCTCGACGGCGTTGAAAACGCCGATTCCTTCAGCTTCAACGCGCACAAATGGTTTCTCACAACGCTCGATTGCTGCTGTCTGTGGGTGAAGGATCCAAGCGCGCTGGTGAAAGCGCTCTCGACATATCCGGAATATCTAAGAAACAAAGCTTCTGATGAGAAATCGGTGATCGATTACAAGGATTGGCAGATCACTCTGAGCCGTCGATTCAGATCTCTGAAACTATGGCTCGTGATCCGGAGCTACGGCGTCGCGAATCTGAGGAAATTTCTGCGGAGCCACATCAAAATGGCGAAGAATTTCGAAGGATTGATCGGAATGGACAAGCGATTCGAGGTGGTGGTGCCGAGAAACTTCGCCACCGTGTGCTTCCGCATTTCGCCGATCGAGATCAGCGGAAATCACCAGATCGTGTCAAAGGAGTTGGCGGCGAACAATATAAACGCGAAATTACTGGAAACGATAAACGAATCGGGGAAGATTTACATGACGCATGCGGTGATCGGAGGAGTTTATGTGATGCGGTTTGCCGTCGGAGCCACCTTGACGGAGAACAGACACGTCATCTTGGCTTGGAAAGTTGTTCAAGAACATGCAAACGCCCTCTTAAATTCCTCTTAA